GGCGCACCCAGTCGAAGATCCGCCGCTCGCCGAACCAGAGCGCGGGGGAGAGCGCGCCGGCGAAGCCGAACGCGTGCGGGCGGCGGAAGAACGCGTACAGGCTCACGAGCCCGCCCATCGACGAGCCGACGATGCCCGTCTGCTCGCGCTCCGGCAGCGTGCGGAACTCGTCGTCGATCTGCGGCTTCAGCGTGTCGAGCAGGAAGTCCACGTACAGGTCGGCGACGCCCCCCGCGCCGATCGCCGGCTCGAGGAACGGCCCATACTCGTCGAGCCGCGCGCTCCCCGTGTTCGCCACGCCGACGACGATCGCCTCGAAGCCGAGTCGCGCCGCGGTCGTCATCGCGAAGTCGACGCGCCACGAGCCCGAGAACGAGAGCGCGGGGTCGAACAGGTTCTGCCCGTCCTGCATGTAGATGACGGGGAAGCGGAAGTCGCCGCGCCCGTACGATGGCGGCAGGTACACGTACACGTCGCGCGTGTTGAACAGCTGCGGGCTGAACACCTCGGGGAGCACGTACATGCTTCCCGGCGGCGTGCGGCGCCGCCGCGCGATCCCCTCGGGGCGCGCGCGGCGGCGGAACGGGGACACGCCGGGGACGCCGCCGACGGGGAGGCTGCCTAACGGCATCCGGTCGCTCCGCTCATCCGGCGTACATGCGGAGGTCGGTGCCCACGAGATCCGCCATCTCCTGCGCGCGCTCGAGGTCGGGGTGGCGCAGCGTCACGTAGCCGTCGGAGACGAGCGTGAGGATCCAGTCGCGCCGCGGCGCGCCGACGGGCAGCAGGTCGACGTTCACGATCCACTCGCCGAACAGCTCCCGGATGCGGTCGAGCCCCTCGATGCGCCGGATGCGCCCCTGCCCCTCGGCGCGCTTGAAGATGTTCACCGAGTTGTACTTCCGCTCCACCTTCTGCGACCACGTGCCCTTGATCTCGGCCTCGCCGTAGCCGTCGAAGCAGTCGATGTCGTTGCCGTAGTTCATGAGATCCACGGTGTGGGCGCCGGGCGGCCGCGCCGCGATCTCGCCGAACACGACCTCGCCGTCGGGCTTCTTGTACCACTCCATGTGCGTGAAGCCGGTCTGGAAGTCGAGCGCCTTCAGCACCGCCTGCCCCATCGCGACGCCGCCCGCCACGCGCTCGCCGTGCACGTCGCGCAGCGTGAGCGTCTGGGGGCTGATCCACTCGTTCTGCCGCGCGATGAGCGGGCGCGGACGGTAGAAGCCGACGTTGAAGAACTTGATCTCGCCGTCGACGCAGATCGTGTCGTAGGTGTACTCCTCGCCGTCGATGAACTCCTCGACGTTCACCTCGTCGATGTGCCCCATCTTCGCGAGCGCCTGCTCCAGCTCGCGCGCGTCGTCGACGCGGAACGTGTCCATGGAGCCGGCGCCCGCGATCGGCTTCACGATCGCCGGATAGCCGACCTGCTCCACGCCGGCGCGCACCTGGTCGTTCGTCGTCGCGCGCACGTGCTTCGGCACGCGGATGCCGGCCGCGCCGACGGCCTGCTTCATGGCGTCCTTGTCGCGGAACAGCGTCGCCTGCTCGACACCCATGCCCGGGACGCCGAGGGCGCGGCGCAGCTTCGCGGCGAGGATGACCCCCGGCTCCCACAGGCACACCACCCGCTCGATCCCGGCGCGGGTGCTGCGCGTCGCCTCGACCACCTGGCGCACGACGGCGTCCTCGTCGGCGAGCGACGCCGTCTGCATGTAGCCGCTCAGGTGCTCGCGGGCGAGCGGCGGCAGCTCGTGCTGCGGCACGTCGGACAGTCCGTACACCTTCGCCCCGGCGCGCGCGAGCCCGCGCGTGAAGTACGGCATCTCCGCCGGGTACCCGGGCGCGATCATGATCACGTTCATCGAGAGATCCCTCGGACGTTCAAGGTTCGTCCTCGCTGCGTGGCTGCGTGCTGCGTGGCTGCGTGACGTGCAGGCCCCTCACGCAGCCACGCAGCCACGCAGCATCTCACGCCAGCTCGACTCGGACATTCGAGACCACGTCCCGCAGTGCCTCCACCACGACCTGCGTCTCCGGGTGCCTAACGAGAATCCAGCCGTCGCCCTCGTACGTCGGCCGCGCCTCGGCGCCGAGCGTCGGGAGCTGCGCGTCGACGACGAGCTCCTTCACGTCGTGGCGCACCCGCTCCAGTCCGTGCACGGCCCGGATGCGTCCCCCCTGCGGTCCCTGCGCGCGCAGGAACGCGATGCCCGCCGCGTACTTCCGCGCCGGCGGCGCGAACGTGCCGAACACCATCACCTCCGCCCAGCTCCGCACGAAGTCGGTGTCGGTCGCGCGCGAGACGAGCGTCGTGATCTGCGCGCCGGGCGGGCGCGCGGCGATCTCGCTCACCGCCACGCTCCCATCGCGCCGCCGGAACCACTCCATGTGCGTCAGCCCCGTCGTCATGCCTAACGCCTGCAGCGCGCGGTCGCCCACCGCCTTCGCGTCGTCGTAGCGGGGCTCGTCCACCTCGCGCGGCAGCACCACGCACCACTGGATCCACGGGTTGCGCACGACCTCGAGCGGCGTCGGATAGTAGTGGGTGAGCGAGTGCCACACCTGCCGGCCGTCGATCGAGATCGTCTCCAGCGAGTGCTCGTCCCCCGTCACGAACTCCTCGACGAGCACCGGGTTCCCGCCGGACGGCGGCGCCGCCTCGAGCGCGTGCGCGAGCGAGCTCGCGTCGTCCGCCCGGAACGTCGCCACCGAGCCGGCGCCGGCGGGCGGCTTCACGACGACCGGGAAACCGACCTCGCGCACGAACGCGTCCGCGTCGGCGACCGTCTCCGCGAGCCGGTGCCGCGCCACCGGCACGCCCGCCGCGCGCAGCACGTCCTTCATGCGCGCCTTGTCGCGGAAGTTGCGCGCCGCCTCGCTCGGCAGCCCCGCGATGCCGAGCCGCTCGCGCACCTCGGCCAGCGGCACCTGCAGCTGCTCGTACGCGCCGAACAGCCGATCGGGGCGTCCCAGTCGATCGGCCAGCGACTCCACGGCCCACGCGAGCTGCCCCGGATCGAGCACGTCGTCCACCCGCCAGTGCGCCGCGATCGCGCGCCGCACCGCCTCCGGCGCCCGCTCCTGCGGGTCGGTGGAGACGACGCCTAACCGCACGCCGGGCAGCGACGCGATCGCGGTCACCATGCGCGAGGCATTCTCGCTCAGGAGCGGGGCGGCGAAGAGAACGGTCGGCATTCGGGACTCGGGACTCGGGACTCGGGACTCGAGACTCGGGGATCCGGTGCTGCCAGCAGGGATCAGGCCGTTGCTTCGCCCGCGTCCGTCCGCTCCATTGGCTCCTCCGCGCCGAGTCCCGAGTCGCGAGTCCCGAGTCCCGACGACTCGAGTTCCGACGACGCCCAGTCGTCCGACCACGCGCGCGGCGAGAATCCCAGCCGGCGGGCCACCGGCGCCAGCCGCGCCGCCGCCTCCGGCGACGCCGTCGAGCGCACCTGATGGAAGAGCGTCTGCGCGTCGAACGGCGGTACGCCGCGCAGCGAGTCGCGCAGGTCGATGAGGCCGAGCACCCGCGCGATCGCCGGCGGCGACGTGTCGGTGGCGAGCGTCTGCACCGCCCGTCGCAGCGCCGACGAGACGAGCGGCGCGAGCTCCGCCTCGCCCGCCTCGAGCTGCTCGCGCTCCTCCTCGCTCAGCAGCCGGTGCACGACGGCGCGCCGCACCGCGCGCTCCACCGCCTGGCGCGCGCGGTACGGCAGGTCGGGCAGCTTCAGCGCGGTGCCGAGCGGCGCCGCCTCGGGGGCGCCGTCGTGCGCGGTCTGTCGTACGAGCACCGTGATCGCGCGCGGATCGACGTCCGCCAGCCGCACCGGGACCGAGCGGCCCTGCACCGGATGCTCCTCGGTGACCACCGGCTGCGAACCAGGCGGGGTGAGGCCGGTGCGCCCGTGCTGCGCGCCGGTCGCGAACCCCGGCACGTCGACGAGCACGTCGAACGTCCACTCGCGCCCCGTGCGCCGCTGGACGAGCCGCACGAGATGCCCGTGCTGTCCGTGCACGGTGGCCGACCATGCCTCGGGCAGCTCCGCGTCCGCGTCGGCGCCGAAGCGGCGAAGCGCGGCGTAGCCGGCGGCCACGCGGATCGCGGGCGGACGCGTCGGGCGCGCGCGGCGCAGGTAGACGTCGCGGCCCGTTCCCTCGCCGGCGTCGTTGCTCTCCGCGCGCGCGCGAGCCGCTCCAGCAGCCGTCGTTCCATCTCGCGCGCGGCGTCCGCGTCCACCAGACCGGCGAGCTCGATGACGCGCGCCGCGGCGCGCAGCACGATGCGCGGCTCGGGACGCGCGAGGTCGTCGAAGAACCACGCGCACGACGTGTTCGCGCGCAGCACGTGGCGCTCCATCTCGAGCAGCGCGCGGGCGCGCACCTCGGACGCGTCGGGCGTCGGTGCGCCGCGCGGCAGCGGGCCGCGCTCGCCGTTCTCCCCCGCCTCGTAGCGATCGCGCGCCGCCCACGGGTCGCCGAGCACCGCGGGACCCTCGCGCTCGAACAGCGCGTGCGCGTCGGCGGTGAGGCCGTCCACCGCCTCGCGCAGCGGCGCGCGCCAGCGCTGCTGCGTCCCCGGCTCGACGCGGCAGCCGCAGTCGAGCCGCCACCGGTCCACGCCGTGCCCGCAGCTCCACGCGCTCGGCGCCACGATCCCCACCGGGCGCGTGGCCGGATGCCGCGCGAGATACGCGGCGAAGTTCTCGAGCCGCACGCGCCGGTCGCGCTCGAGGATGTCCACCGCCGCGGCGAGCGCCATGTCGCCGAAGCGGTGGTGATGGCCGTACGTCTCGCCGTCGGTCGCGATGGCCACGAGGCGCCCGCTGTCCGCGGAGTCGCCGTCCGCCGGCGCCGTCTCCTCGGCGAGCTGCTCGGCCATGCGGCGGCCGTCGCGCAGCAGCCCGCCGAAGGCGACGTCGGCCGACCGCTTGCCGTCGTAGACGAACAGCGCGATCTCGCGCCCGCTCGCCGTGGTGTAGAGGCCCGGCGCGCCGTCGGGCGGCGCGTCGGTCACCTGGTGCCCGGCGAGCACGGTGAAGCGGATCCCCTGCTCGGCCAGCACGTCGAGCGTCTCGTCGTCGACCCCGGTCTCGGGGAGCCACATCCCCTCCGGCGCGCGGCCGAACCGCCTAACGAAATCGGCGATGCCCCACCGCACCGTGGTGACCTTGTCGCGCCGGCCGAGCAGCGGCAGCACGACGTGGTCGTACGGGTGCGCGAGCGCGTTGCCGTGCCCCACGCGCGCGCGGCTCTCGCGGTCGGCGGCGACGATCGCGTCGTGCACGGTCGGCATGCGCCGCGCGAGCCACGCGAGCAGCGACGGCCCGACGTCGAAGCTCGTGTACGCGAGCGCGTTGACCACGCGGCGGATGCGCCCCTCGCCGTCGAGCACCCGTGCGGCCACCACGCCGCGATACGACTCCGCGGCCACGCGCGCCGTCCAGTCGTGATACGGCTCGGCGTCCGGCTCGCGCTCGATCTCCTCGAACCAGGGATCCTCGCGCGGCGGCTGGTAGAAGTGGGCGTGGATGACGACCGAGTGCATGGATTATGGGGACGGCTTGCTTCCACAGATTACACAGAAAAAGAATAGCGATGCGGTTCTAGCTGCGAGCTAGTCCCTCATCGCTGTTCTTCATCTGTGTAATCTGTGGACGAACGCTCGTTGCGTTAGGCACTCACGGAGCCGTGGAGTCGGGGACGGCGGCCGGTGCGGCGTCGGCGGGTGTCGGCAGCGTGACGCCGGCCTTCGCGGCGCGGCGCTCCAGCGTCTCGCGGTCGCGCAGGCTGCGCAGCAGGGCGTCGGTCTCGCGATTCTGCAGGTAGCGGCCGCGCTCCCACCCTTCGACGATGCCGCGCGGTGTGCCGTAGAGCAGCTCGCCGAGCTGCGCGGGCGTGACGCCGATCGACTCGCGCAGCTGTCGGATCTCCTTCGGCAGCAGCAGCGCGTGCTCGGCACGGATGCGATCCACCGCGGCGCGCTCGGCGAGCTCGCGCTGCTCCACGGTGCGCTGCTCGTCGTTGCACTTCATGCAGCGGTACAGCTCGCGCTGCACCTCGGCGCTCATGCCGCTCACGCGGATCGTCACGGTCTCGACGGCGCGCTGATACCGGCCGCCGCAGAAGCGATGCAGATGATTGTCCAGCATGCGTGGGAAGCTAACACGATGGGCGCGCCGGTCGGAGCGAGGTGGGCGCGGCGACGGCGGCCTCCGCGTTTCCTTCCGGCGCGATGATCGTATGTGGGGTGACGCTCACCGCACCGTCCTCCGGGCGTCCGATTTCCCCTCCCTCATGTCGTCGCAGGATCCCACCTCCGCCCGCGCGGCCGCTCCCTCGGCGCCCCCCGCCGCGTACACCCTCACGCTGTTCGATCGACAGGGGCCCGACGCCGTGATCGGCATCCGCGCCACCGTGTGGGGCGTCATCGCCGGCACGATCACGACCGGGCTCGGGCTCGGCGCGTCGATGATCCCACCGACGCCGGCGCACGCGTTCCTGCGCAGCCTCGCGGCGGGCGTCGTGACCGGCGTGGCGACCGCGGTGATCGTGCGCTCACTGTCGGACGCGGCGGGCCGCGCGTTCCTGTCGATCGTCCAGCCGAGCGGCGCGAGCTGCCCCGCGGAGCCCGAGTACTCGCGGCTCCAAGCGCTCGCCGCGAAGGGGGACGTCGCCGGCGCGCTCGCCGGCTACGAAGCCATCATCCAGGCGCAGCCCGGCGAGTCGATCGCGCGGCTGCACGCGGCCGAGCTGCTCGTGCTCGCCCGCGATCCGGCGCGCGCCGAAGCGCTGCTGCGCGAGGTGCAGCGTCACCCCGCGCGCACCGAGGCGCACGACCTGCGCGCGTCGAACCGTCTCGTGGATCTCTATCTCGGCCCGCTCGGCGAGCCCCGAAAAGCGCTGCGCGAGCTGCGCCGCCTCGCCGACGCGCATGCCGGCACCGCGGTGGGCGACGGGGCGCGCGAGGCGATCGAGCGGATCAAGGGGGAGCTGGAGCCAGTCTGAGGACGCGTCGTCTGCATCGCGTTACCACGCTATCCATCGAGCGTATCGAGAGGACGGGAACGCGATGACCGGGATGCGCCCTACGATCGCAGCACCGCGTGCGGCTCCACCGCGCTCGCCCGCCGCGCCGGCACGAGACACGCCGCGAGCGCCACCGCGCCGAGCGCGACGACGACCACGGTGTAGGTGAGTGGGTCGGTCGGCTGCACGCCGAAGAGCAGCGACGCGAGCGCGCGGCTCCCCGCGGCAGCGAGCGCGAGACCGAGCATCATGCCGACGGCGGCGAGCCGCGCGCCCTGTTGGAGCACGAGCGCCAGCACGTCGCGTCGCCGCGCGCCGATGGCGAGACGGACCGCGATCTCCGCCGTGCGCTGCGCGACGAGGTACGCGAGCACGCCGTAGATGCCGACCGCGGCGAGCGTCAGCGCGAGGAGCGCGAACGCCGAGAAGAGCAGCGTCGCGAACCGGTTCTGGGCCGACGCGATGCGCCGCAGGTCGTCGTACGT
This DNA window, taken from Gemmatirosa kalamazoonensis, encodes the following:
- a CDS encoding alpha/beta hydrolase — translated: MPLGSLPVGGVPGVSPFRRRARPEGIARRRRTPPGSMYVLPEVFSPQLFNTRDVYVYLPPSYGRGDFRFPVIYMQDGQNLFDPALSFSGSWRVDFAMTTAARLGFEAIVVGVANTGSARLDEYGPFLEPAIGAGGVADLYVDFLLDTLKPQIDDEFRTLPEREQTGIVGSSMGGLVSLYAFFRRPHAFGFAGALSPALWFGERRIFDWVRHTPNPPGMGRLYVDMGTREGGHTLADARRLRDVLLAKGYTEGENFRYVEEEGARHTEATWRRRFKKALPFLLSA
- a CDS encoding ATP-grasp domain-containing protein; translated protein: MNVIMIAPGYPAEMPYFTRGLARAGAKVYGLSDVPQHELPPLAREHLSGYMQTASLADEDAVVRQVVEATRSTRAGIERVVCLWEPGVILAAKLRRALGVPGMGVEQATLFRDKDAMKQAVGAAGIRVPKHVRATTNDQVRAGVEQVGYPAIVKPIAGAGSMDTFRVDDARELEQALAKMGHIDEVNVEEFIDGEEYTYDTICVDGEIKFFNVGFYRPRPLIARQNEWISPQTLTLRDVHGERVAGGVAMGQAVLKALDFQTGFTHMEWYKKPDGEVVFGEIAARPPGAHTVDLMNYGNDIDCFDGYGEAEIKGTWSQKVERKYNSVNIFKRAEGQGRIRRIEGLDRIRELFGEWIVNVDLLPVGAPRRDWILTLVSDGYVTLRHPDLERAQEMADLVGTDLRMYAG
- a CDS encoding ATP-grasp domain-containing protein, yielding MPTVLFAAPLLSENASRMVTAIASLPGVRLGVVSTDPQERAPEAVRRAIAAHWRVDDVLDPGQLAWAVESLADRLGRPDRLFGAYEQLQVPLAEVRERLGIAGLPSEAARNFRDKARMKDVLRAAGVPVARHRLAETVADADAFVREVGFPVVVKPPAGAGSVATFRADDASSLAHALEAAPPSGGNPVLVEEFVTGDEHSLETISIDGRQVWHSLTHYYPTPLEVVRNPWIQWCVVLPREVDEPRYDDAKAVGDRALQALGMTTGLTHMEWFRRRDGSVAVSEIAARPPGAQITTLVSRATDTDFVRSWAEVMVFGTFAPPARKYAAGIAFLRAQGPQGGRIRAVHGLERVRHDVKELVVDAQLPTLGAEARPTYEGDGWILVRHPETQVVVEALRDVVSNVRVELA
- a CDS encoding DUF3536 domain-containing protein: MHSVVIHAHFYQPPREDPWFEEIEREPDAEPYHDWTARVAAESYRGVVAARVLDGEGRIRRVVNALAYTSFDVGPSLLAWLARRMPTVHDAIVAADRESRARVGHGNALAHPYDHVVLPLLGRRDKVTTVRWGIADFVRRFGRAPEGMWLPETGVDDETLDVLAEQGIRFTVLAGHQVTDAPPDGAPGLYTTASGREIALFVYDGKRSADVAFGGLLRDGRRMAEQLAEETAPADGDSADSGRLVAIATDGETYGHHHRFGDMALAAAVDILERDRRVRLENFAAYLARHPATRPVGIVAPSAWSCGHGVDRWRLDCGCRVEPGTQQRWRAPLREAVDGLTADAHALFEREGPAVLGDPWAARDRYEAGENGERGPLPRGAPTPDASEVRARALLEMERHVLRANTSCAWFFDDLARPEPRIVLRAAARVIELAGLVDADAAREMERRLLERLARARRATTPARERAATSTCAARARRVRPRSAWPPATPRFAASAPTRTRSCPRHGRPPCTDSTGISCGSSSGARGASGRSTCSSTCRGSRPARSTGAPASPRLVRSRWSPRSIRCRAARSRCGWRTSIRARSRCSYDRPRTTAPPRRRRSAPR
- a CDS encoding tetratricopeptide repeat protein yields the protein MSSQDPTSARAAAPSAPPAAYTLTLFDRQGPDAVIGIRATVWGVIAGTITTGLGLGASMIPPTPAHAFLRSLAAGVVTGVATAVIVRSLSDAAGRAFLSIVQPSGASCPAEPEYSRLQALAAKGDVAGALAGYEAIIQAQPGESIARLHAAELLVLARDPARAEALLREVQRHPARTEAHDLRASNRLVDLYLGPLGEPRKALRELRRLADAHAGTAVGDGAREAIERIKGELEPV